The genomic stretch GCGCCGCACGAGCCAGCCGCCCGCGACGCAGATGGCGAGGCCGATCGCGGGGCCGAGCACGACCTGCTGCCCGATGAACCACGCCCAATCCCCGGCGCCGCGCGCGTGACCCGAGGCGAGGCTGATGAGGACGACCACGACGGGGAGCGCGAGCCCGTCGTTGAGCCCGCTCTCGACGTTGAGCGCCTGCCGGATCCGGGCCGGCACGCCGCGCGCGTGCAGCACGGACTGACTCAGCGCCGCGTCCGTGGGCGCGAGGATGGCGCCGAGCAGAGCCGCCTCCAGGACGCCGAGCGACGGGAAGAGGAGCAGGGCCATCCCCGCGCCCGCGGCGATGACGAGGGGCATCGCCACGCCGAGCAGCCGGGCGGGGAGCCCCGCCTCTCGCCCCAGCGACCGCACGTCGATCCGGGCCGCGTCGGCGAAGAGCACGAGCGCGAGCGTCACCTCCCCCAGGACGTGCAGCGCGCCGCCCTCCACCTCCATGTCGACGAGCCCGAGCCCGCTACCGCCGATCGCGAGGCCGACCCCCACGAAGACCATGGGCGCCGTGATCAGCGTCCCCGACAGTCGTCGCGACACGAGGCCGAAGAGGAGGAGCAGCGCACCGACCAGGATGACGATCGTCAGGAACATGGCCGAACCGGAAGGCGCCTCGCGTTCGATTCACGGCTTCGGGATGCGGAGGGTGGCGCTGACCATCGCGGTGCCGCTCAGGGCGTAGATCAGGACCAGGGGGTGCAGCTGCCAGGGGCCGAGCTGGATCACGCCGAGCCACAGGTCGTCGTGCACGGCAGACATGCCGAAGGCGACGGCGAGCGCGGCCACGAGCGCGAGGCTGGTCGGGATGGGCGTGCCCTC from Sandaracinaceae bacterium encodes the following:
- a CDS encoding sodium:proton antiporter; protein product: MFLTIVILVGALLLLFGLVSRRLSGTLITAPMVFVGVGLAIGGSGLGLVDMEVEGGALHVLGEVTLALVLFADAARIDVRSLGREAGLPARLLGVAMPLVIAAGAGMALLLFPSLGVLEAALLGAILAPTDAALSQSVLHARGVPARIRQALNVESGLNDGLALPVVVVLISLASGHARGAGDWAWFIGQQVVLGPAIGLAICVAGGWLVRRASEADWMTQDFRRLSGMALALLAFGVAEAAGGNGFLAAFVGGLGLGHTQRDQIDDLYAFVEAEGQFLMLLVFTALGALLIGPALARSTWRSWLYVAASLTVVRMVPVGLSMLGARARLDTTSFLGWFGPRGLASLLFALLLIEDGTMPHRDEVFAVVILTVFASVLLHGLTAAPLSKLYGRRLQEAEGLMEHEDVTEHPLRVRASEN